The following are from one region of the Actinomyces sp. oral taxon 897 genome:
- a CDS encoding response regulator transcription factor produces MRAAPSLPSSNRATVLLVDDEAPIRRSLGPYLERSGYRVHLASDGVEALEVLGRHRIDIVVTDVLMPRLDGRELVRRVRSGGTWTPIILLTQVDAPYERVSALDDGADDYLSKPFDPAELASRIRAVLRRTQGSTQPLTAAPRLVAGDLVLDRAARRVEHRGREVALTPKATMLLEYLMSHPGELFSRESLLASLWGIDFTTTTRAVDHRVREIRQVLGEDAARPLYIETVPSMGYRFRAEVHA; encoded by the coding sequence ATGCGAGCTGCACCCTCCCTGCCCTCCTCCAACCGCGCCACCGTCCTGCTCGTGGACGACGAGGCCCCTATCCGCCGCTCCCTGGGCCCCTACCTGGAGCGCAGCGGCTACCGGGTCCACCTGGCCTCCGACGGCGTCGAGGCCCTGGAGGTCCTGGGCAGGCACCGGATCGACATTGTCGTCACCGACGTCCTCATGCCCCGCCTGGACGGCCGGGAGCTGGTGCGCCGCGTGCGGTCCGGCGGCACCTGGACGCCCATTATCCTGCTGACCCAGGTGGACGCCCCCTACGAGCGGGTCTCCGCCCTGGACGACGGCGCGGACGACTACCTGTCCAAGCCCTTCGACCCCGCCGAGCTCGCCTCCCGGATCCGGGCGGTCCTGCGCCGCACCCAGGGCAGCACCCAGCCCCTGACAGCGGCCCCGCGCCTGGTGGCCGGCGACCTGGTCCTGGACCGGGCCGCCCGCCGGGTGGAGCACCGGGGGCGCGAGGTGGCCCTGACCCCCAAGGCCACCATGCTCCTGGAGTACCTCATGAGCCACCCCGGGGAGCTCTTCTCCCGCGAGTCGCTCCTGGCCTCCCTGTGGGGCATCGACTTCACCACCACCACCCGGGCTGTGGACCACCGGGTGCGTGAGATCCGCCAGGTCCTGGGGGAGGACGCCGCCAGGCCGCTCTACATCGAGACGGTCCCCTCCATGGGCTACCGCTTCCGTGCCGAGGTGCACGCGTGA
- a CDS encoding sensor histidine kinase, with translation MSPGPRAPRPWWRRPRWWDAVGVAVVLAATALAWSLARSTTVALVTTVPVVVGAGGLGVLGAAAGWSLVRRRHHRALDRARQEAQDQALWRHQQFLRRLDHELKNPLTAIRAAVAGIEPATASGTEQRSRLDVIDAQARRMGRLLTDLRKLALLETAPLSLEEVNIAETVRDAVEAVLEEAPARQGVARLRLDLPQVPWPLPPVRGDGDLLYSAVYNLVSNAAKYTPSTGSIEVRGREEAGVVTVEVADTGIGIPDADLPGVFNELARASNARGLPGSGLGLALVSTIVRRHEGAVQVTSREGVGTRAWLSVPVAGPRHG, from the coding sequence GTGAGCCCCGGCCCTCGGGCCCCGCGTCCCTGGTGGCGCCGACCGCGCTGGTGGGACGCGGTCGGCGTCGCCGTGGTCCTGGCGGCCACCGCCCTGGCCTGGTCCCTGGCCCGCTCCACCACCGTCGCCCTGGTGACCACCGTGCCCGTGGTGGTGGGCGCCGGTGGCCTGGGCGTGCTGGGGGCGGCGGCCGGGTGGTCCCTGGTGCGGCGACGCCACCACCGCGCCCTGGACCGGGCCCGTCAGGAGGCCCAGGACCAGGCCCTGTGGCGCCACCAGCAGTTCCTGCGCCGACTGGACCACGAGCTCAAGAACCCCCTGACGGCGATCCGGGCGGCCGTGGCGGGTATAGAGCCCGCCACGGCGTCGGGCACGGAGCAGCGCTCCCGCCTGGACGTCATTGACGCCCAGGCCCGCCGCATGGGGCGCCTCCTGACGGACCTGCGCAAGCTCGCCCTCCTGGAGACCGCGCCCCTGAGCCTGGAGGAGGTCAATATCGCCGAGACGGTCCGCGACGCCGTCGAGGCCGTCCTGGAGGAGGCCCCCGCGCGCCAGGGGGTGGCCCGGCTGCGGCTCGACCTGCCCCAGGTGCCCTGGCCGCTGCCGCCGGTGCGCGGCGACGGCGACCTGCTGTACTCAGCGGTCTACAACCTCGTCTCCAACGCCGCCAAGTACACCCCGTCCACCGGCAGCATCGAGGTGCGCGGCCGGGAGGAGGCCGGGGTGGTCACGGTGGAGGTCGCCGACACCGGCATCGGCATCCCCGACGCCGACCTTCCCGGCGTGTTCAACGAGCTGGCACGCGCCTCCAACGCCCGCGGCCTGCCCGGCAGCGGCCTGGGCCTGGCCCTGGTGTCCACCATCGTGCGGCGGCACGAGGGCGCCGTCCAGGTCACCTCCCGCGAGGGCGTGGGGACCCGGGCCTGGCTCTCGGTGCCTGTCGCAGGACCGCGACACGGTTGA
- a CDS encoding siderophore-interacting protein — MNSAPATSSPFRFFHVTVASIRDITPSMRRFTFTGGDLDRFGDPGWDQRIKLVLPAPSSGYERLPVGEDWYSRWRGLGDEHRPPIRTYTTRAVRRGREGTEVDVDTVVHEPIGPASRWIADAVVGTEAVLLGPDRDWADEAGGVDFVPPAVTGSYLLGGDETAAPAIARILQDLPADARGVAVVEMPCSADAAYLPAHPGLEVRVTGRDGRAHGQALVEGVREAAARLCPAGAPQEVEEIDVDHELLWEVPRTARGGAALRRATLYAWLAGEAAAVRAMRRHLVGERGIDRRAVAFMGYWRLGRAEC; from the coding sequence ATGAACTCAGCCCCTGCGACGTCGTCCCCGTTCCGGTTCTTCCACGTGACGGTGGCATCGATCCGGGACATCACCCCGTCAATGCGGCGCTTCACCTTTACGGGCGGCGACCTGGACCGCTTCGGCGACCCGGGCTGGGACCAGCGCATTAAGCTGGTGCTGCCCGCGCCGTCGTCGGGCTACGAGCGCCTGCCCGTCGGGGAGGACTGGTACAGCCGGTGGCGCGGGCTGGGCGACGAGCACCGCCCGCCGATCCGCACCTACACCACGCGGGCGGTGCGCCGTGGGCGGGAGGGGACCGAGGTGGACGTGGACACGGTGGTCCACGAGCCCATCGGCCCGGCGTCGCGGTGGATCGCGGACGCCGTCGTGGGGACCGAGGCGGTCCTGCTGGGGCCGGACCGCGACTGGGCGGACGAGGCCGGGGGCGTGGACTTCGTGCCGCCGGCCGTCACCGGGTCCTACCTGCTGGGCGGGGACGAGACGGCCGCACCCGCGATCGCGCGGATCCTCCAGGACCTGCCCGCGGACGCCCGGGGCGTCGCCGTCGTCGAGATGCCGTGCAGCGCCGACGCCGCCTACCTGCCGGCCCACCCGGGCCTCGAGGTGCGGGTGACCGGCCGCGACGGGCGCGCGCACGGCCAGGCCCTGGTCGAGGGCGTGCGGGAGGCGGCGGCGCGGCTGTGCCCGGCGGGGGCGCCCCAGGAGGTCGAGGAGATCGACGTCGACCACGAGCTGCTGTGGGAGGTGCCGCGCACGGCCAGGGGCGGGGCGGCGCTCAGGCGCGCCACGCTGTACGCCTGGCTGGCCGGGGAGGCGGCCGCGGTGCGCGCCATGCGCCGCCACCTGGTGGGTGAGCGCGGCATCGACCGGCGCGCGGTGGCCTTCATGGGCTACTGGCGCCTGGGACGCGCCGAGTGCTGA
- a CDS encoding S-ribosylhomocysteine lyase, whose amino-acid sequence MSEQSTPRMNVESFNLDHTRVVAPFVRVADRKTLPGGDTLIKYDVRFCQPNREHLEMKAVHSIEHLTAELMRNHTDRLIDFSPMGCQTGFYALTLGVEQEDFLELLEATFRDVLEATEVPAANEVQCGWGANHCLPAAQEAVGAFLAARSQWEQVMRQEAGTRP is encoded by the coding sequence ATGAGTGAGCAGAGCACGCCCCGGATGAACGTCGAGTCCTTCAACCTGGACCACACGCGGGTGGTGGCGCCCTTCGTGCGTGTGGCCGACCGCAAGACCCTGCCCGGCGGGGACACGCTCATTAAGTACGACGTGCGCTTCTGCCAGCCCAACCGCGAGCACCTGGAGATGAAGGCGGTGCACTCCATCGAGCACCTGACGGCCGAGCTCATGCGCAACCACACCGACCGCCTCATTGACTTCTCCCCCATGGGCTGCCAGACCGGCTTCTACGCCCTGACCCTGGGGGTGGAGCAGGAGGACTTCCTGGAGCTGCTGGAGGCCACCTTCCGTGACGTGCTGGAGGCGACCGAGGTCCCGGCGGCCAATGAGGTGCAGTGCGGCTGGGGCGCCAACCACTGCCTGCCCGCCGCCCAGGAGGCGGTGGGCGCGTTCCTGGCGGCCCGCAGCCAGTGGGAGCAGGTCATGCGCCAGGAGGCCGGGACCCGCCCCTGA